In the genome of Desulfofarcimen acetoxidans DSM 771, one region contains:
- a CDS encoding metal-sensitive transcriptional regulator: MENSKKDMLNRLKRIEGQVRGIHKMIEEDRYCVDIMLQISATRAALQKVALSLLGNHTRGCVADAFKKERGEEAIKELVQVLDKFMN, translated from the coding sequence ATGGAAAACAGTAAAAAAGATATGTTAAACAGGCTAAAAAGAATTGAGGGACAGGTACGGGGTATTCATAAAATGATTGAAGAGGATCGCTATTGTGTGGATATTATGCTGCAAATCAGCGCAACCAGAGCAGCATTGCAAAAGGTCGCACTGTCACTCTTAGGAAATCACACCCGTGGTTGTGTGGCCGATGCCTTTAAAAAAGAACGGGGTGAGGAGGCAATTAAGGAGCTTGTACAGGTATTGGACAAATTTATGAATTAA
- a CDS encoding acyl-CoA dehydratase activase, with translation MKSYMGIDVGSVSINIVLIDEHCQVRDAVYLRTQGQPIKTLQKGLKEMASRLPGSTQIKGVGTTGSGRHLAGVILGADAIKNEITTHAVAASHLVPGVQTILEIGGQDSKIILLRNNVVSDFAMNTVCAAGTGSFLDQQAGRLNIKIEDFGPIALKASTPVRIAGRCAVFAESDMIHKQQIGCDISDILAGLCEALVRNYLNNLGKGKEILAPVVFQGGVAANLGMIKAFEQALNLPVQIPPHYNVMGAVGAALLAREAVKKSLSSRFKGFNVVDINYRAGGFECSGCANCCEVIEIRKNEEIIARWGDRCGKWSTALNNDLNTEEKIS, from the coding sequence TTGAAAAGTTATATGGGTATTGATGTCGGCTCTGTGAGTATAAATATAGTCTTAATTGATGAACATTGTCAGGTTAGGGATGCTGTTTATTTGAGAACTCAGGGACAACCTATTAAAACACTGCAAAAAGGACTCAAAGAGATGGCCTCACGCTTACCCGGCAGTACACAGATAAAAGGAGTAGGTACTACTGGCAGCGGGCGTCATCTAGCCGGTGTAATTTTGGGGGCGGATGCGATAAAGAATGAAATTACCACTCATGCAGTGGCAGCATCACATCTGGTTCCGGGAGTACAAACAATTCTGGAAATAGGCGGTCAGGATTCTAAGATAATTTTATTGCGAAACAATGTAGTCAGCGATTTCGCGATGAATACTGTATGTGCGGCCGGTACGGGTTCTTTCCTGGACCAGCAGGCGGGCAGGCTAAACATAAAAATTGAAGACTTTGGCCCTATTGCCTTAAAAGCCAGCACACCGGTTCGTATTGCGGGGCGCTGTGCGGTATTTGCGGAGTCAGACATGATCCACAAACAGCAAATAGGTTGTGATATATCTGACATATTGGCTGGTTTGTGCGAAGCGCTGGTTAGAAATTATTTAAATAATCTGGGCAAAGGTAAAGAGATTTTAGCCCCGGTTGTTTTTCAAGGTGGAGTAGCGGCAAATTTAGGCATGATCAAAGCTTTTGAGCAAGCACTGAACTTGCCTGTGCAAATACCCCCTCATTACAATGTCATGGGTGCTGTAGGCGCGGCTTTACTGGCCAGAGAAGCCGTTAAAAAATCTTTGTCAAGCAGATTTAAGGGTTTTAATGTGGTTGATATTAATTACCGGGCGGGAGGTTTTGAGTGCTCCGGCTGTGCAAACTGCTGTGAGGTTATTGAAATTCGAAAAAATGAGGAAATAATCGCGCGCTGGGGAGACCGCTGCGGCAAGTGGAGTACTGCTTTAAATAATGATTTGAATACAGAAGAAAAAATAAGTTAA